The DNA sequence AAGTTGTATATTGGgataatagaggtctattgggccAGTagaagtttattggggggcagtaaacCTTTCttgcgacctatgagatctccgacgacctctttggggaccttcAGCGAAGTTTCATAGAAGTTCGGTGGGTGCCGGTCCGTGAAGGGATTTCGGAgattgttggccggattccggtgaccgTTGACCTGAATCCGACGGCCGGTGACGGGACTCCGGTGAAGTCTCAtatggcttctctttcttccattttctctctctctctctaagtaacaaaggggagggtaaaatagtctttaaaaaaaacttaatgggatatTAGGGACTTCCTTGGACTGTTTTGTGTAAGAGAGAATTAGAAAAACTTATTGaggtaagtggaaaaaaaatccaTAGAAATAtgataaatagacaaaaacccaaaaaggtAAAGAGATGAACCAGTGGCCCTAGATAGATAGATTTTTGAGGATCACGAAGGTTAATGGAGAGGTATTTCTTTGAAGCTTTTGAGCAGTGAGTCCTATTTGCAGTCTCGTGGAAACAGCAAGCGAGGGAGCAGAGGTAACATTCCAtcctttcttcttgtttttgcttttaGCTTAACACCAAGATTTCTGACTTCATTTAGAATTTCTGAAAACCAGAAAAGAGAGATTGAGTGATTTATTCATGCATAATAATTCCAAACAAAAACCGTAAATTAGAGATTGGGATATGGGAAAAGTCGTGTAGAACTTTTCCCTGCCGCCTACATCTGTGATTTGTACCATAAATAGGCATTGCATGCTATCTGCCATAGTCTCCCACAGTGACAGAATCAAATTGTTTATGTAATTTGTCAAGAATCATTCCCATCGCTGATTGTGGCGCTGGGATTTTAGCTGAATTGCACCATATTAAATCTAGAACCTGCTCGAGACTTTAAGCCGAGTGGCTTCTCTATTTGTTGCTCATTCCTGCATTCAATAGCTCATACGCAATTCTTAAACTTAGCTTAGGTTGTGCAGTTGTTAAGGGTCTGACGCTTTTTTGGTTGATCACTTGATTGTCTGCAGAAGTTCTAGCTTCATCTTTTGTATTAAAAAAAGGCGCTCCTGAGGTTCACTTGTAGAATTTTGTTATGATGGTTGCATGCCTTTCATGTACTCCTGAGGTTCTACCCAAAAGTAGCCCACTCACCAGCTGTAGACAAACCAAATTTGGTTCTCAGGAAGCTCTCATTTTACTCCGAAACTGCACCACTTTCAATCGTCTCAAGCAAATTCATGCTAAGATCATCCGCAGTAGTCTTTCTCGAGACCAATTAATTATGAGGAAACTCATTCAACTTTGCTCTTCCCATGGGAAAATGGACTATGCCACTCTTGTATTTCATCAAATTCAGGGTCACCTTACCTTCACTTGGAATCTAATGATTATGTCTTATACCATCAATGGGTGCTCACAACAAGCCCTCCTTCTGTATAGCCATATGATACGCCAAGGAGTTCCACCTGATAAGTTCACCTTTCCATTTGTTATTAAAGCTTGCATTTCTTCTACTGCATTTGAACTAGGAAAAGTGGTTCATGGGCTAGTGATCAAAAATAGTTTCTCAGGAGATATATTCATACAAAATACTTTGATGGACTTCTACTTCAAGTCCGGACAAATAGATTGTGGTTCCAGGGTGTTTGAAAAAATGCGGGTTCGCAGTGTGGTTTCATGGACAACCATGATTTCGGGGTTAGTTGCTTGTGGGAAGTTATCTGCTGCCCGAGGGGTTTTTGAGCGAATGCCAGCTAAAAATGTTGTTTCTTGGACTGCAATGATCAATGGGTATGTCAAAAACCAACAACCTGAAGAGGCATTTGAACTGTTCTGGAGAATGCAGCTTGGTAATGTTAGGCCAAATGAGTTCACGCTGGTAAGCTTGCTGAAAGCATGTACCCAATTCGAAAGCCTCAAGTTGGCTAGACGGATTCATGACTTTGCTCTTAAAAACGGGTTTAAAATTGATGTTTTTCTTGGCACAGCACTTATTGATACTTATAGCAAATGTGGTAGTTTAGAGGATGCAAAGAGAGTGTT is a window from the Rosa chinensis cultivar Old Blush chromosome 2, RchiOBHm-V2, whole genome shotgun sequence genome containing:
- the LOC112186317 gene encoding pentatricopeptide repeat-containing protein At3g26630, chloroplastic isoform X2 gives rise to the protein MMVACLSCTPEVLPKSSPLTSCRQTKFGSQEALILLRNCTTFNRLKQIHAKIIRSSLSRDQLIMRKLIQLCSSHGKMDYATLVFHQIQGHLTFTWNLMIMSYTINGCSQQALLLYSHMIRQGVPPDKFTFPFVIKACISSTAFELGKVVHGLVIKNSFSGDIFIQNTLMDFYFKSGQIDCGSRVFEKMRVRSVVSWTTMISGLVACGKLSAARGVFERMPAKNVVSWTAMINGYVKNQQPEEAFELFWRMQLGNVRPNEFTLHLLILIANVVV
- the LOC112186317 gene encoding pentatricopeptide repeat-containing protein At3g26630, chloroplastic isoform X1, translated to MMVACLSCTPEVLPKSSPLTSCRQTKFGSQEALILLRNCTTFNRLKQIHAKIIRSSLSRDQLIMRKLIQLCSSHGKMDYATLVFHQIQGHLTFTWNLMIMSYTINGCSQQALLLYSHMIRQGVPPDKFTFPFVIKACISSTAFELGKVVHGLVIKNSFSGDIFIQNTLMDFYFKSGQIDCGSRVFEKMRVRSVVSWTTMISGLVACGKLSAARGVFERMPAKNVVSWTAMINGYVKNQQPEEAFELFWRMQLGNVRPNEFTLVSLLKACTQFESLKLARRIHDFALKNGFKIDVFLGTALIDTYSKCGSLEDAKRVFDKMQIKSLATWNSMITSLGVHGFGEEALALFAAMEEANVRPDAITFVGVLSACLHTNNLEDGCRHFKYMSERYGITPILENYTCMIELYSRFDMLDEVCKLVEAMPVKPNRTKEHHL